Proteins encoded together in one Scheffersomyces stipitis CBS 6054 chromosome 5, complete sequence window:
- a CDS encoding putative RNA pol II specific subunit, whose protein sequence is MMTLSFDGDSPTFDPQAANTASTPMSSAAHPRQSSFSGPSSNTNIWGSAPAPATPTVPPRRSSNYDIWSNTSPASSIWANGPLQQQPSSTRSSFAASLSPEERENVYDPQDMHHLQQNHQTVQPAPTQNAPHNIHTITQQQQQPQPQQPNFHYDFNLRRHSYSDVYSYANAASNAKANANASTNSSNASATAPAMGASSSFRTSFSFDDTSLANKSTLQLVNEYFECDPHERVKVTLKLLNERFFDEEKYLGDAYQLPKFPIENNLRNYQLVLVGFKAGRIDVFYLPSNPTPELANLRVGDLVIVEADRGRDLGKVFKMNISIDEARLMKLLQFQEQQSALNENDNLDEALSVRNLSEHTSNNSVSPPTLHFPKSILSLAQPNEIIQILNKKQDEEKACRLCLAKIANATGVLANSSNTQSSSNTSGASSTSSTAQDLLQMKLIDAEYQFDRKKLIFYYSTSKRIDFRDLVRELFRIYKTRIWMCAVIGLPYTVHKQPSTSPLMNNGASNSSSGTNSGSGTNPGSAFQQQQQQQQQQQQQQQQQQQQQQQQQKQHQIKLNDPFNGGNYTNASGPAAGGAPPYFDIERRFSYQPPPVSTGQFPMISNLGSAPQSVPNGFGLNNDLVQVPRRFLSDQKQNQTQNHPMYQGQCLPQQMMPPHQMPQQLQPLQNQGPFQSQQMFGMYPPFQNPGSGPGPVGSSGYMHFRQNSGDIKEVEEEEDIDFSARLNRNGSGNDPNGSNSNSGESFVLKSLVDSINH, encoded by the coding sequence ATGATGACGTTGTCGTTTGACGGAGACTCTCCTACATTCGACCCGCAGGCTGCAAACACAGCTTCCACGCCAATGTCGCTGGCTGCCCACCCACGCCAGCTGTCGTTCTCAGGACCTTCCTCAAACACAAATATCTGGGGCTCTGCGCCTGCGCCTGCTACCCCTACAGTTCCCCCACGCAGATCCTCCAACTACGACATCTGGCTGAATACCTCACCGGCTTCCAGCATCTGGGCCAACGGACCGCTCCAGCAACAGCCCTCGTCTACTCGCAGCTCGTTTGCCGCATCGTTGTCTCCCGAGGAGCGCGAGAATGTCTATGATCCCCAGGATATGcaccatcttcaacaaaatcacCAGACAGTCCAACCCGCACCAACCCAAAACGCTCCACACAATATCCACACCATAAcgcagcagcagcagcaaccACAACCACAACAGCCCAACTTCCACTACGATTTTAACTTGAGAAGACATTCCTACTCGGACGTATACAGCTATGCGAATGCTGCTTCAAACGCTAAGGCCAATGCCAATGCCAGCACCAACTCGTCTAATGCGAGTGCGACTGCGCCAGCAATGGGGGCAAGCTCGAGTTTCCGCACCCTGTTTAGCTTTGACGATACGTCGCTCGCCAACAAGAGCACACTCCAGCTAGTGAATGAGTACTTTGAATGCGACCCTCACGAAAGGGTTAAGGTTACACTtaagttgttgaacgaaCGCTTCTTTGACGAGGAAAAGTACCTTGGTGACGCTTACCAGTTGCCCAAGTTTCCGATAGAGAACAATTTGCGGAACTACCAGTTGGTACTTGTGGGATTCAAGGCTGGCAGAATCGATGTGTTCTACTTGCCACTGAACCCAACGCCtgagttggccaacttgaGAGTAGGCGACCTTGTAATCGTAGAAGCTGATAGGGGCCGTGACTTAGGAAAGGTGTTCAAGATGAATATCTCTATCGACGAGGCTAggttgatgaagttgttacAGTTTCAAGAGCAGCAATCTGCGCTCAACGAAAACGACAATCTCGACGAAGCCCTTTCGGTCAGAAACTTGAGCGAACACACTTCCAATAACTCCGTGAGTCCTCCTACCCTTCACTTCCCCAAGTCCATCTTGTCTTTGGCACAGCCGAACGAGATAATccagatcttgaacaaaaagcaggatgaagaaaaggctTGTCGTTTGTGTTTGGCCAAGATCGCCAATGCTACTGGAGTTCTTGCCAATTCCAGCAATACTCAATCTTCGTCCAACACTTCAGGAGCATCGagtacttcttctacagctCAGGATCTTCTCcagatgaagttgatcgaTGCCGAATACCAGTTTgacagaaagaagttgatcttctATTACTCCACCTCCAAGCGTATCGATTTTAGAGACCTTGTTAGAGAACTATTTAGAATCTACAAGACCAGAATCTGGATGTGTGCCGTGATTGGCTTGCCATACACGGTCCACAAACAGCCCAGCACAAGCCCATTGATGAATAATGGAGCTTCGAACTCTAGCTCTGGCACTaactctggttctggtacCAACCCTGGGTCTGCttttcaacagcagcaacagcaacaacagcagcagcagcagcagcagcagcaacaacagcagcaacaacaacagcaacaaaaACAACACCAAATAAAGTTGAACGATCCTTTCAACGGTGGCAATTATACAAATGCCAGCGGCCCAGCAGCTGGGGGTGCTCCACCTTATTTCGATATCGAAAGAAGATTTTCGTACCAACCTCCTCCTGTTTCCACTGGCCAGTTCCCAATGATCTCAAACTTAGGGTCAGCCCCTCAGTCAGTTCCTAATGGCTTTGGAttgaacaacgacttggtCCAGGTCCCCAGAAGGTTCCTCTCGgaccagaaacagaaccaGACCCAAAATCACCCCATGTACCAGGGACAATGTCTTCCGCAACAAATGATGCCACCTCATCAGATGCCACAACAGTTGCAGCCTCTTCAGAACCAGGGACCTTTCCAGTCACAGCAAATGTTTGGAATGTACCCTCCATTTCAAAACCCTGGTTCGGGCCCGGGCCCTGTTGGAAGTTCTGGGTACATGCACTTCAGACAGAATAGCGGAGATATCAAGGAGgtcgaagaagaggaagacaTTGACTTTTCCGCTCGGTTGAACCGCAACGGCAGTGGCAATGACCCAAATGGCTCAAACTCTAATTCTGGTGAGTCGTTTGTCTTGAAGTCTCTCGTTGATTCGATCAACCATTAG
- the GPH1 gene encoding Releases glucose-1-phosphate from glycogen (go_function phosphorylase activity~go_process carbohydrate metabolism), which translates to MGDYLTPSELPQPKLKRTNTGFTPNQIIALDASIPESAKHIWYKYSQLKVLDSKKQTATTEDDVLTNKDAFEESFVKHVETTLARNMYNCDNLAAYQATSNTIRDALLIDWANTQQKQTIQDGKRVYYLSLEFLMGRAMDNALINLKSRDNTKKSLTELGFNLEDVLEQEPDAALGNGGLGRLAACFVDSLSSKNYSGWGYGLNYQYGIFKQKIVDGYQIETPDYWLKYSNPWEIMRSEIQIPVDFYGYVYEDHDPNTGKAKKIWAGGERVLAVAADFPIPGFNTDNTNNLRLWNAKPTEEFDFTKFNAGDYQQSVGAQQRAESITSVLYPNDNFESGKELRLKQQYFWVAASLHDIVRRFKKNHKNNWKKFPDQIAIQLNDTHPTLAIVELQRILVDLEDLEWNEAWNIVTKVFAYTNHTVMSEALEKWPVDLLGRLLPRHLEIIYDINFFFLKEVERKFPDDRDLLGKVSVIEENAPKSVKMAFLAIVGSHKVNGVAELHSELIKTTIFKDFVKVFGEDKFTNVTNGITPRRWLRQANPELAALIAEKLNDPNYEYLTNLGRLKKLEEFVNDDEFLKRWDIVKFNNKVRLAALVKETTGVVLDPTVLFDVQVKRIHEYKRQQLNIFAVIYRYLKIKELLSQGVSVDEIKEKYYIPKASIFGGKAAPGYYMAKTIIHLINKVGDIVNNDPEIGDLLKVVFIPDYNVSKAEIITPGSDLSNHISTAGTEASGTSNMKFALNGGLIIGTVDGANVEITREIGEENIFLFGNLAESVEDLRHKHIYEGVHIPQTLAQVFSAIESGIFGNPDEYKALIDGIKYHGDYYLVSDDFELFLAAHVKLEKVFGHHGGDASDTDHLHKWVKSAVLSVANMGFFSSDRCIDEYAEDIWNIEPLNQ; encoded by the coding sequence ATGGGTGACTATTTGACTCCCTCGGAATTGCCTCAgcccaagttgaaaagaacCAACACTGGGTTCACGCCCAACCAGATTATCGCCCTCGATGCCTCCATCCCGGAACTGGCCAAACACATCTGGTACAAGTACTCGCAGTTGAAGGTGTTGGACTCCAAGAAGCAGACCGCTACCACCGAAGACGATGTCTTGACCAACAAGGATGCCTTTGAGGAGCTGTTTGTCAAACATGTGGAAACGACTTTGGCCAGAAACATGTACAACTGTGACAACTTGGCTGCCTACCAGGCCACTTCTAACACTATCAGAGACGCGTTATTGATTGACTGGGCCAACACTCAGCAGAAGCAGACCATCCAGGATGGAAAGAGAGTGTACTACTTAtctttggaattcttgATGGGAAGAGCCATGGACAACgctttgatcaacttgaagctgaGAGATAACACCAAGAAGTCATTGACGGAATTGggtttcaatttggaagacgTTTTGGAACAGGAGCCAGACGCTGCCTTAGGTAACGGTGGTTTGGGTAGATTGGCTGCCTGTTTCGTTGACTCTCTCTCATCGAAGAACTATTCCGGTTGGGGTTACGGTTTGAACTACCAGTACGGTATTTTCAAGCAGAAGATTGTTGATGGCTACCAGATCGAAACTCCAGACTACTGGCTCAAGTACTCAAATCCATGGGAAATCATGAGAAGTGAAATCCAGATTCCTGTAGACTTCTACGGCTATGTGTATGAAGATCATGACCCAAACACTGGCAAGGCTAAGAAGATTTGGGCTGGAGGTGAGAGAGTTCTTGCTGTGGCTGCCGATTTCCCAATTCCTGGTTTCAACACAGacaacaccaacaattTGAGATTGTGGAATGCCAAGCCCACCGAAGAGTTTGATTTCACCAAGTTCAACGCCGGTGACTACCAGCAGTCTGTAGGCGCTCAACAAAGAGCCGAATCCATCACCTCTGTCTTGTACCCTAACGACAACTTTGAGAGTGGTAAGGAATTGAGATTGAAGCAACAGTACTTCTGGGTCGCTGCTTCATTGCACGATATTGTTCGTAGATTTAAGAAGAaccacaagaacaactgGAAGAAGTTCCCAGACCAAATCGCCATCCAATTGAATGATACTCATCCAACTCTTGCCATTGTCGAATTGCAAAGAATTTTGGtagatttggaagatttggaatGGAACGAAGCCTGGAACATCGTCACCAAGGTGTTTGCTTACACTAACCACACGGTTATGTCTGAGGCATTGGAAAAGTGGCCTGTAGACTTGCTTGGTAGATTGTTACCTCGTCATTTGGAAATCATCTACgatatcaacttcttcttcttgaaggaagttgAACGCAAGTTCCCAGACGACAGAGACTTATTGGGTAAGGTTTCTGtaattgaagaaaacgCCCCCAAGTCTGTAAAGATGGCCTTCTTGGCTATTGTTGGTTCTCACAAGGTGAACGGTGTGGCTGAATTGCACTCagagttgatcaagacGACCATCTTCAAGGACTTTGTCAAGGTGTTCGGTGAAGACAAGTTCACCAACGTCACCAATGGTATTACTCCTAGACGTTGGTTGAGACAAGCCAACCCAGAGTTGGCAGCCTTGATTGCcgagaagttgaacgatCCAAACTACGAAtacttgaccaacttgggccgtttgaagaagttggaagagtttgtcaacgacgacgaattcttgaagaggTGGGATATCgtcaaattcaacaataagGTGAGATTAGCTGCGTTGGTGAAAGAAACCACTGGTGTAGTATTGGACCCAACTGTGTTGTTTGATGTTCAGGTCAAGAGAATCCACGAGTACAAGAGACAGCAGTTGAACATCTTTGCCGTTATCTACCGttacttgaagatcaaggaattgttACTGCAAGGCGTTTctgttgatgaaattaaGGAAAAGTACTACATCCCCAAGGCTTCCATCTTTGGTGGTAAGGCTGCTCCCGGTTACTACATGGCCAAGACGATTATCcacttgatcaacaaggTTGGAGACATCGTCAACAATGACCCAGAAATTGgtgacttgttgaaggttGTTTTCATTCCAGATTATAACGTGTCCAAGGCAGAAATCATTACTCCAGGTTCCGATTTGTCCAACCACATCTCGACTGCTGGTACTGAAGCTTCCGGTACTTCCAACATGAAGTTTGCCTTGAACGGTGGTTTGATTATTGGTACTGTTGATGGTGCCAATGTCGAAATTACCCGTGAAATCGGTGAAGaaaacatcttcttgtttggtAACTTGGCTGAGtctgttgaagatttgaGACACAAGCACATCTATGAAGGTGTGCACATTCCTCAGACTTTGGCCCAGGTATTCTCTGCAATTGAATCGGGTATCTTCGGCAATCCAGACGAGTACAAGGCATTGATCGATGGTATCAAGTACCACGGCGACTACTACTTGGTCAGCGACGACTTTGAGTTGTTCTTGGCTGCCCACgtgaagttggaaaaggtGTTTGGACACCATGGAGGAGACGCTAGCGACACCGACCATTTGCACAAGTGGGTCAAGAGTGCGGTGTTGAGTGTAGCCAACATGGGTTTCTTCAGTAGTGACAGATGTATCGATGAGTACGCCGAAGACATCTGGAACATCGAGCCTTTGAACCAATAG
- a CDS encoding predicted protein yields the protein MKYRYVRAYENSSINSFCVVPGTTSSDLVLTGGGNDFRIKLFKLEVQDYQQSQLVFPTYHTNSINALDCSQAGDFFISASQHKIVAIDMVTQKKICQLTNTPVSIRDEVLDCKLLNDNLVASCGVSHHLNLFDLRQSTYKAIFSINMGNDNLNSLDCNRVMGTNEFDFTTDSASVGSSNGNLYTVDFRNQQLITDSFSELGSIMAVSRKGETRSLITLGDGSVVGFDNRENKRAWSFNRGSSLNYKLNSDTIPQFKYVITCSETGQLHTYTHEGRLVRSLTIPSLDSSIGDSPEALLLNIVHYQKEQNRILSTSGNGIIHLWDDVFS from the exons ATGAAATATCGGTATGTCAGAGCCTACGAAAACTCGTCCATAAATTCTTTCTGCGTGGTTCCAGGCACAACGTCATCAGATCTTGTTCTTACTGGAGGAGGAAATGATTTCCGCATCAAGTTATTCAAGCTAGAAGTTCAGGATTACCAGCAATCACAATT AGTGTTTCCTACATATCATACCAATTCGATCAATGCCTTGGATTGTTCGCAGGCTGGggatttcttcatttcgGCGTCTCAACATAAAATTGTCGCTATCGACATGGTAacccagaagaaaatatgTCAATTGACTAAT ACTCCGGTGTCAATTCGAGATGAAGTTCTCGATTGCAAGTTGCTCAATGATAACTTGGTGGCTTCTTGTGGAGTCAGTCACCATTTGAATTTATTTGACTTGAGACAATCCACATACAAGGCTATTTTCTCCATCAACATGGGTAacgacaacttgaacagTTTGGACTGCAATCGTGTTATGGGCACAAACGAGTTCGACTTCACTACCGATTCTGCCTCTGTAGGAAGTTCAAATGGAAACTTGTACACCGTAGATTTCCGCAACCAGCAGTTGATCACAGACTCGTTTCTGGAGTTGGGAAGCATAATGGCTGTCTCTCGGAAAGGCGAAACTCGAAGTTTAATCACTTTAGGTGACGGAAGTGTTGTTGGCTTCGATAATCGTGAAAACAAACGTGCTTGGTCGTTTAATAGAGGATCTCTGTTAAACTACAAGCTCAATTCAGATACTATTCCCCAATTCAAGTATGTGATTACATGTTCAGAAACAGGTCAATTACATACTTATACACATGAAGGGAGACTCGTCCGTAGTTTGACTATACCATCTCTAGACTCTAGCATTGGAGATTCTCCAGAAGCTCTATTGCTCAATATTGTTCATTaccaaaaagaacaaaaccGAATTTTGTCGACCAGCGGAAACGGAATTATACATCTCTGGGACGATGTCTTTTCGTAG
- the IOC4 gene encoding Transcription coactivator (Iswi One Complex PWWP domain protein) — protein sequence MSTSTEKVENATEVKPENTAAAAIPQHDEYSPTTVVLAKVKGYPPWPAMVLEESLLPENIIKMKPKSNRPKPAISASPKKRKSLPPARILPIRFFSDDTYIWINSHDLKLLSKADIEKHRSGSKKRKDNLLEKAYDLADDPPDMELFVLYGSRAAPPEEPEVIEATEDSESVDVDEEVENEEPASKKRKTTAPKKKPASKSSTAAKSKATTKISAKAPAKATAKSKPVAKKVNPKQAKIDERKLLLEKKKEEERKLAAEYDDDWGLEDLNTFDAKTGNYIFDTEKEQTVYFTKTLPSAAVVQANFTKVQNKFDKISEQLVDNLLSDEVEENKVSPLLDQLFQLLKQSLPKTLILKSRLLRVLILTARKPLEQFPNEDIKARITDMLDDFLEIEVSTNIIDANIESEQPSTVASKQASVEPSVGTNGSA from the coding sequence atgtCGACGCTGACAGAAAAAGTCGAGAATGCCACAGAAGTCAAGCCGGAGAACACAGCTGCAGCAGCAATTCCACAGCATGACGAATATTCGCCCACAACAGTGGTATTGGCTAAAGTCAAAGGATATCCACCCTGGCCGGCCATGGTGCTAGAAGAGAGCTTGTTACCGGAAAACATCATAAAAATGAAACCAAAGTCCAACAGACCAAAGCCTGCTATCAGTGCATCgcccaagaagagaaagtcGCTTCCTCCGGCACGCATCTTACCTATAAGATTCTTCAGCGATGATACCTACATCTGGATAAACAGCCACGACTTAAAGCTTTTGAGTAAAGCAGACATTGAAAAACATCGCTCGGGCtccaaaaagagaaaagacaacttgttggagaagGCTTATGATTTGGCCGACGATCCACCTGACATGGAGCTCTTTGTATTGTATGGTTCACGTGCGGCTCCTCcagaagagccagaagTTATAGAAGCCACAGAGGACAGCGAATCTGTAGAtgtggatgaagaagtggaaaatgaagaacCAGCTTCGAAAAAAAGGAAGACGACAGCcccaaagaagaagccagcactgaaatcttcaactgcTGCGAAATCAAAAGCAACTACCAAGATATCAGCCAAGGCTCCAGCTAAAGCTACTGCCAAATCTAAGCCTGTCGCGAAGAAAGTAAATCCTAAACAAGCCAAGATAGACGAACGAAAGCttttgttggaaaagaaaaaggaagaagaaaggaagtTGGCAGCAGAGTACGACGACGACTGGGGCTTAGAGGATTTGAATACTTTTGATGCTAAAACGGGAAATTACATTTTCGACacagaaaaagaacaaaCAGTCTATTTCACGAAGACATTACcttctgctgctgtagTACAGGCAAATTTCACCAAGGTTCAGAACAAATTCGACAAGATCAGTGAACAATTGGTAGATAACTTGCTTTCCgatgaagtagaagaaaacaaagtGTCGCCGTTGTTGGATCAATTGttccagttgttgaagcagTCGTTGCCCAAGACACTCATATTGAAAAGCAGACTCTTGCGAGTGCTAATTCTCACAGCCAGAAAGCCACTTGAACAGTTTCCCAATGAGGACATCAAAGCACGCATTACAGACATGTTGGACGACTTCTTAGAGATCGAAGTTTCTACAAACATTATTGATGCTAATATTGAGAGTGAACAGCCCAGCACTGTAGCCAGCAAACAGGCCTCCGTCGAGCCCTCAGTTGGGACCAACGGATCTGCTTGA
- the MCM1 gene encoding transcription factor of the MADS box family (Pheromone receptor transcription factor (GRM/PRTF protein) Involved in cell-type-specific transcription and pheromone response~go_component nucleus~go_function transcription factor activity~go_process regulation of transcription, DNA-dependent), with translation MSEVTEAKLENSDQQFENIGANGAANKGGADVAGDDDDDDEAGGGGKAQKERRKIEIKFIQDKSRRHITFSKRKAGIMKKAYELSVLTGTQVLLLVVSETGLVYTFTTPKLQPLVTKSEGKNLIQACLNAPEEGLGDDQGDQSDGNSGESPDQSPAPPQQQPPQHQQVQQQQAIAHQQQVRHQQQPQQQLPPGAHIPHGIPYPNAGHPQQPGIPIPPNAYGDSYQQYFSNMQNSNMPNQQQYQ, from the coding sequence ATGTCCGAAGTAACCGAAGCCAAGTTGGAGAACTCCGACCAACAATTCGAAAACATCGGTGCTAACGGCGCTGCCAACAAGGGCGGTGCCGATGTTGCTGgcgacgatgacgacgacgacgaagcCGGCGGTGGTGGAAAGGCccagaaggaaagaagaaagatcgaaatcaaattcatcCAGGACAAGTCTAGAAGACACATCACCTTTTCCAAGAGAAAGGCCGGAATCATGAAGAAAGCGTACGAGTTGTCGGTGTTGACAGGAACCCAAGTATTATTGTTGGTTGTGTCTGAAACCGGTTTGGTTTACACCTTTACCACCCCtaagttgcagccattgGTGACCAAGTCTGAAGGTAAAAACTTGATTCAAGCATGCTTGAATGCTCCTGAAGAAGGTTTGGGCGACGACCAAGGTGACCAGTCAGATGGAAACTCCGGCGAGTCGCCAGATCAAAGCCCGGCTCCTCCTCAGCAACAACCCCCACAACACCAGCAAGtacaacagcaacaggcCATTGCTCACCAGCAACAGGTGCGCcatcagcaacagccaCAACAGCAATTGCCTCCTGGTGCACACATACCCCACGGAATTCCATATCCTAACGCCGGTCATCCACAACAGCCAGGCATTCCTATCCCACCCAATGCCTACGGAGACAGTTACCAACAGTACTTCTCCAACATGCAAAACAGCAACATGCCCAACcagcaacaatatcaaTGA
- the KEX1 gene encoding carboxypeptidase B-like processing protease (go_function serine carboxypeptidase activity~go_process proteolysis and peptidolysis), giving the protein MYCLRLFLFFAVSSLVSALPPKFAGSDVQKQYLVLDLPGLHTNVQEEDIPLMFSGQLQLYPENNTNYFFWSYKDQHPLPENTNRTMFWLNGGPGCSSLDGALLEAGPFRVNEDRKIVYNKGSWHKAANMVFVDQPGGTGFSYTDVYDSELYQVTQDFLVFMSKYYEIFPEERDNEIYFAGESYAGQYIPYIADGILRHNRNLTEGEKPYNLKGLLIGNGWISPNEQSLSYLPYAVQAGIVSTENERWGQILSDHEQCQKIVNRIDANFDGELHDYEVSSSTCERVLQTLLTITRDKSLPKDEQCFNMYDYTKKDSFPSCGMNWPHELVFVMPFLREDEVKGDLNIKNNQVWRECSGAVGSHLHARNSIPSVHLLPSILETVPIVLFNGNLDIICNYMGTESFIKKMTWGGSKGFSSQDTTDWIYDSKTAGYIKSERNLTFVNVFGASHMVPYDVPEISRALIDLITGNYDVQETQTKSDKTKKSYVTYPIGAKAEADAKAKAEADAKAKADAAKQGGQASPTEEEKVDGDKSNSDASTSESAIPEDYDKSATVSKITRVIQLLVIIVLIWGMYVLYTSCKSRPSSIIKTGPSTGKKKNVQWADQLRRFQEDDEEAQRQNQGFFSKTFGKFTTGDNRGNYTPAPDKYYEDIELGDGITEHDEQSGASLGSASVDNFVIDSEEEDELEEQEQVHT; this is encoded by the exons ATGTACTGCCTCCGCTtattccttttctttgcGGTTAGTTCGCTTGTCTCAGCACTTCCTCCAAAATTCGCTGGGTCGGACGTCCAAAAGCAGTATTTGGTTCTTGATCTTCCCGGACTCCATACCAACGTCcaggaagaagatataCCCCTCATGTTCTCGGGCCAGTTGCAGTTGTATCCAGAGAACAACACcaactacttcttctggtcGTATAAAGATCAACATCCTTTGCCGGAAAACACGAATAGAACAATGTTTTGGCTTAATGGAGGTCCTGGGTGTTCCTCTCTAGATGGAGCTCTCTTGGAAGCTGGCCCTTTCAGAGTCAACGAGGACCGCAAAATAGTCTACAATAAGGGTTCGTGGCACAAGGCCGCCAACATGGTATTTGTGGACCAGCCGGGTGGAACCGGTTTTAGTTACACCGATGTCTACGACTCCGAGCTCTATCAGGTGACGCAGGACTTTTTGGTATTCATGAGTAAATACTATGAGATCTTCCCGGAGGAAAGGGACAATGAGATCTACTTTGCTGGAGAAAGCTATGCTGGACAGTACATCCCGTATATTGCCGATGGAATCTTGAGACATAACAGGAATCTCACAGAAGGCGAAAAGCCGTATAACTTGAAAGGCTTGTTGATTGGCAATGGCTGGATCTCACCCAACGAACAGAGCTTGTCGTATTTGCCCTACGCGGTCCAGGCAGGAATCGTCAGCACCGAAAATGAAAGATGGGGTCAAATACTTAGCGATCACGAGCAATGCCAGAAGATAGTGAACAGGATCGATGCAAACTTCGATGGAGAGCTCCATGATTAtgaggtttcttcatcaacttgtgAGAGAGTGTTGCAGACTTTATTGACCATTACGAGAGACAAAAGTTTACCCAAAGACGAGCAGTGCTTTAATATGTATGACTACACTAAGAAGGACAGCTTTCCATCTTGTGGAATGAACTGGCCCCATGAGTTAGTATTTGTAATGCCCTTCTTGCGTGAAGACGAAGTCAAAGGCGACttgaatatcaagaacaacCAGGTGTGGCGTGAATGTTCAGGAGCTGTAGGCTCTCATCTTCATGCTCGCAATTCAATACCCTCTGTGCATCTTCTTCCGTCCATTTTGGAAACCGTTCCTATAGTCTTATTCAACGGCAATCTAGACATCATCTGCAATTATATGGGCACTGAAAGTTTTATCAAGAAAATGACCTGGGGTGGCAGCAAAGGCTTTTCTTCTCAAGATACAACTGACTGGATCTACGACAGCAAGACAGCAGGCTATATCAAGTCCGAGAGAAACTTAACATTTGTCAATGTCTTTGGAGCTTCCCATATGGTACCCTATGACGTTCCGGAAATCTCACGTGCATTGATCGACCTTATCACTGGAAACTATGATGTTCAGGAGACTCAAACAAAGAGCGATAAAACTAAAAAGTCATATGTAACATATCCTATAGGT GCCAAGGCAGAAGCTGATGCAAAGGCCAAGGCAGAAGCTGATGCAAAGGCCAAGGCAGATGCTGCTAAGCAAGGAGGGCAAGCCAGTcctactgaagaagagaaagtcGACGGTGACAAATCGAACTCAGATGCTTCAACGTCAGAATCAGCCATACCAGAAGATTACGATAAGTCTGCCACGGTAAGCAAGATAACGAGAGTGATCCAGTTGTTAGTGATAATAGTATTGATCTGGGGAATGTATGTTCTCTACACCTCGTGCAAATCTAGACCATCTTCTATCATCAAAACTGGACCTTCTACTggcaaaaagaagaatgttCAATGGGCGGACCAGTTgagaagatttcaagaagacgacgaagaagctCAGAGACAAAACCAAGgcttcttctccaagacGTTTGGAAAATTTACAACAGGCGACAACCGTGGAAACTACACACCAGCTCCGGATAAGTACTACGAAGATATAGAGTTGGGCGATGGCATCACTGAGCACGATGAACAGAGCGGAGCTTCTTTGGGAAGTGCTAGTGTGGACAATTTTGTCATTGATAGtgaggaagaagacgaactTGAGGAGCAAGAACAGGTACACACT
- a CDS encoding predicted protein yields the protein MSQPQQAQPPAAVAAKNPTPSWVLLSFPFHQLLCLIFSMSQVATIEGKIGKAVFLCTSIYNSKVILNVYQWAHLSDWSDRAKYYHTVVLFMKVAACWILFFYGVYVSYMDRESEDWKEFLSYVQSTKDQLIAFAIIVIYALVVGIFHGFQLRRQRERDSHDPELQQLLVTEVSRLD from the coding sequence ATGCTGCAGCCGCAACAAGCGCAGCCTCCAGCAGCagtggctgcgaaaaacCCTACTCCTTCTTGGGTCCTCTTGTCGTTTCCATTTCACCAGTTGCTATGTTTGATTTTCTCCATGAGTCAGGTTGCTACTATCGAGGGCAAGATAGGCAAGGCTGTGTTTCTATGCACCAGCATCTACAACTCCAAAGTTATCTTGAACGTCTATCAGTGGGCTCATTTGCTGGACTGGTCGGATAGGGCCAAATACTACCATACCGTAGTTCTCTTTATGAAGGTTGCTGCCTGTTGgattcttttcttctacgGAGTCTATGTCAGCTACATGGACCGTGAATCAGAAGACTGGAAGGAGTTCCTTTCGTATGTTCAACTGACAAAAGACCAGTTGATAGCATTTGCTATTATCGTCATCTATGCTCTCGTAGTCGGTATATTTCATGGATTCCAGCTACGCAGACAGAGAGAGCGTGATAGCCATGATCCTGAGCTACAACAGTTGCTAGTAACAGAAGTATCACGTCTTGATTGA